The following nucleotide sequence is from Pseudoliparis swirei isolate HS2019 ecotype Mariana Trench chromosome 7, NWPU_hadal_v1, whole genome shotgun sequence.
GCTACCTGCTGTGCCTGGGCCTCAGTCTGGCCTGCatggtgtgcgtgtgtttgtggaaCAGCCGGTGGCGGGGCGGTTTTGCCTGGGACGGGTCGTCGCTGCAGTTCAATTGGCATCCGGTGCTGATGGTGACAGGCCTGATTGTGCTGTATGGCAACGGTgggtgcttttttttctcttctttttttctttacatttctcTTGTTGATAAAACGGTTCCATTTCATTTTCTCACTTCTACTTTTCCTTGTGTGACATTCAGGCCACATGCATCTGCATGATAATCACATAATAATCACAGATAATCACACATTACAGGTATCATAGAGACCTACCGTATATTAAATGCAGCACTTCAATAGCATAAATATGGGCTCACGTCCACAGTGATTGAAGTCCcagcttttcttttgttgttctttttttaatgtatttttctctttcgaaatattgacaggtacatgACGCAGTAGACATgtactttaactgatatttctatcgttttccatctttttgttaacatatacaaacaaacaacaaaaacccacccacccctcccactgGTACACCCACGTAGAGTataggaaaataaatacatacaaataaataaacagagatcACACATATCTGTtacatctgtatgtagacacacctgcatcactACAGAGTAAATACCCTGTCATTacatcacacaagtacaatatatacAGAAATTAAATGATAATAGGATTGGCCAGTCGGCAGAAACCAGAGTGTCCAAATTGTTGTTTATCTAACAGTCAAATGTATAGatagagcttttttttcttttcgaaaAGACTCCTTTCAATAAGGAACCACAGTATAACTCCACCAAGGTACATTGTATTCTAAAGATGGCTGCTGTTTGTTTCTGTTTGGGTTCTGAATGGCAGAATACTACTAATAATGCTTTACAAGTTGTACAATACACACTATAGAGGCCTTTCACAATAACACATCAACTTTCAGTACTCATTCAGCATATGAGTTATTTCCCTTAAAAACGCCAGATCCTACATTTCCCTTAAGGCAACAATGCTCATGTCTTTCAAAGCCTCCATATTGTAATGCAGTCTTGAAAGATGTGCCATCAGGCACAACAAGCATATGAACCAAAAATGCCTCTATAAACCCAGATGACATTAAATGCAGCGCACAAATTGAATTTGGTATCTTTTCTTGTCGTCGCCTCCTCCCTGCAGGAGCCGTGTTGTACCGCATCCCCCTATCCTGGGGTCACAATAAGCTCCCCTGGAAGCTGCTGCATGCCACCGTGATGCTCCTGGCCTTGGTGCTGTCCATCGTGGGTCTTTGCGCCGTGTTCGACTACCACAACGTTGGAAACACTCCGAACCTCTACTCTTTGCACAGCTGGATTGGATTTGCTGCTACGGCACTTTTTGCCATACAGGTATAGGCTTATGATGCAGGAAACAAAATAATTGTgccatgctgcgttcacaccaaaagcgttgtaCATTTTTCGcacgagtagatcccatgcaaagtcaacgtacagagtGGTTGCATTTGGCGGCAATTGCGCAGCGTGAACAATTTGCCTCAaggtgaaatatttcaactttggcgaAAAATGGAAGAGCGAACCACTAGTTTTGCTTTATACATtgtggttagttcttccatggtggacgCCGGAAATTATAACGGTTTCTGCGGAgtgaagccacagagataagccacgccccctctaaggtgcGAATGAAGCGAGTGACGCGAGTATATTTGGTCTGAACACAGCATTAGTCCAGGTGGGCGTGGCTTTTCATTCCGTCTCGTGCTGCCTCACTGTCCGTGATGTCCGTGTCTTTTCATCGGTCCATCCAGTGGGTGGTGGGTTTGGCCGGCTTCCTGCTGCCCTGCTCCCCCGCGTCTCTGCGCGCTCTCCTCAAACCTGTCCACGTGTGGATGGGCGGCAGCATCCTGTGGCTCAGCATCGCTGCCTGCATCTCGGGAATCAATGAGAAACTGTTCTTTGTTCTGTGAGTGCCATATTGCtgagtgacttttttttaaatacacattttacttGGAGATATTGACATAACCCCTCTGGAATGTATTTTTCCAACATCAGAGGCAGTGTGTATGCTGCCCTTCCACTCGAGGCTGTGTTGGCAAATGTATTGGGAGTTTTGATTGTGGCCTTTGGTCTGGTTGTCCTGAAGATTTTGTCCAACCACGAGTGGCAGCGACCAGAGTCCGGGCCCGAGGACCTGGTTTACGCGGTGAGAATATGCCtattaaaaaaaggttatttgaTTTTAAATAGA
It contains:
- the LOC130196356 gene encoding lysosomal membrane ascorbate-dependent ferrireductase CYB561A3 isoform X2; translation: MQQADPSSPPSCSSTSDCFPLSNTAQCGSAPSVEPEKRIVRANPPHLCRMPSIVSFYVCYLLCLGLSLACMVCVCLWNSRWRGGFAWDGSSLQFNWHPVLMVTGLIVLYGNGAVLYRIPLSWGHNKLPWKLLHATVMLLALVLSIVGLCAVFDYHNVGNTPNLYSLHSWIGFAATALFAIQWVVGLAGFLLPCSPASLRALLKPVHVWMGGSILWLSIAACISGINEKLFFVLGSVYAALPLEAVLANVLGVLIVAFGLVVLKILSNHEWQRPESGPEDLVYAPLHQEEHE
- the LOC130196356 gene encoding lysosomal membrane ascorbate-dependent ferrireductase CYB561A3 isoform X1 yields the protein MRKSVRHQMQQADPSSPPSCSSTSDCFPLSNTAQCGSAPSVEPEKRIVRANPPHLCRMPSIVSFYVCYLLCLGLSLACMVCVCLWNSRWRGGFAWDGSSLQFNWHPVLMVTGLIVLYGNGAVLYRIPLSWGHNKLPWKLLHATVMLLALVLSIVGLCAVFDYHNVGNTPNLYSLHSWIGFAATALFAIQWVVGLAGFLLPCSPASLRALLKPVHVWMGGSILWLSIAACISGINEKLFFVLGSVYAALPLEAVLANVLGVLIVAFGLVVLKILSNHEWQRPESGPEDLVYAPLHQEEHE